The Gemmatimonadales bacterium DNA window CCGAGGAAACGGTCTGGCTCAAGGTGAAGGACCTGTTCGACCCTTCGCTGCGCCGGCCCTTCCGTCTCGCACTCCCACGCGAGACCCGTGAGTTCGAATCGATCGTGGTGGCAGGCTACACGATCTGGGGCCTGACCGAGCGCGTCCTGCACCAGCTCCGGATGACGGCCGCGATCTGAAGCTGCGCGGAGGTTCGCTCAGGAGCCCAGGGACTTCCGGGAGCGCTCCAAACCCGCGAGGAGCGCCGCCAGCCGCCGGTCACGCGCGTCCCCGATCTCGTCCAGCTTGGCGCCGTAGGCGCGCTCGATCTGGTTGGTCAGGGCCTGGATCTGCTCCGGCTCGAGCCTGGTCCAGTGGGCGAGACTCCCCCACCAGCCCTCGAACGACACGAGCAGTTGCTCCAGAAACGCCTTGACGCCGCCGTCGCCGGCGCCGAGGTGGTAGGTGAGATGCGGACCCGCGGCCGCCCAGCCCAGTCCGGGGCCGAGTGAGACCGCGCGGTCGATGTCGTCCACGTCGATCACCCCGGAGAGCACCAGATCGATGCACTCCCGCCACACCGCGGCCGCGATCCGGCCCACGGCGTTGCCGGGAACCTCGCGCTTGAGGACGATCGGGATGCGGTTGAGGGCGCGGAGCCACTCGCGGACGCTCTCGACCGCGGGTCCCGCCGTGAACTTCCCCGGTACCACCTCAACCAGCGGTATCAGCTCGGGCGGGTTGAGAGGGTGCGCCACGAGGCAGCATTGCTGGTCGCGCGCGTGGGCAGCGATCGCCGTGATGGGCAGCCCGCTGGAAGAGGAGGTGATGATCGCCCCGGGCCGGGCCACGTGGCCCAGGTTCTCGAAGACCCGCTGCTTGGTATGGAGGTCCTCCGGGACCGACTCGATGACCCAGTCCGCGTCGCTGCACGCCTGCAGCAGCGAGCGCCCCACCCGAAAGCGCTTGAGGCCCAGCTCGACCGTGTCCGGATTCGCGCGTCCCATGCCGGCCAGCGAGCGGGCGCGCCGGTGGATGGCCTCGCTGATCCGATCGATGCTGCGGGTGTCGGTATCGAACACGGCGCACGTCCATCCGGACGACGCGCACAGGGCGGCCCAGCCGCGGCCGATGGCACCGGCGCCGATGATGGCGACCCTGGGCGTAGCGGCCTCGGGCATGGTCATACCCGAGAAACTAGGGCAGGAAATCGCTCTCCGTAAGCCACGCGCCGAACAGATGCCGCAGGAGAAGGGCGTGGACGGCGGGAAGGGAAACGTCCCGGTAGACGGCGAGCGACGGGGCCGAAGAAGCCCCGGCGGTAATCTCCCCGCGACCGGCCTCCGCCGCCAAGTTGACGCGGAGGTGCATCCTCTCGGCGCGTCCCCAGGCCGG harbors:
- a CDS encoding 3-hydroxyacyl-CoA dehydrogenase NAD-binding domain-containing protein translates to MTMPEAATPRVAIIGAGAIGRGWAALCASSGWTCAVFDTDTRSIDRISEAIHRRARSLAGMGRANPDTVELGLKRFRVGRSLLQACSDADWVIESVPEDLHTKQRVFENLGHVARPGAIITSSSSGLPITAIAAHARDQQCCLVAHPLNPPELIPLVEVVPGKFTAGPAVESVREWLRALNRIPIVLKREVPGNAVGRIAAAVWRECIDLVLSGVIDVDDIDRAVSLGPGLGWAAAGPHLTYHLGAGDGGVKAFLEQLLVSFEGWWGSLAHWTRLEPEQIQALTNQIERAYGAKLDEIGDARDRRLAALLAGLERSRKSLGS